A region from the Clostridium beijerinckii genome encodes:
- the spoIIM gene encoding stage II sporulation protein M — protein sequence MNYLLTRLNDTFMAKKTYFFIVLIMFCLGISFGLYTVKYMGSADKNDLTNYFFSFTNSVGNEPINYGNLLFEVIKKNILLIIPIFILGLTFFGAPIILILDLLKGFTLGYTFSFMVTTFEGKGIGLALVSVIPQNLIYIPCFIALSVISLSMSTEKFKERFFKRGKNKDSLFDGALNKLIIIIILFLIGILVETYVSPSLIKFVAKRFYL from the coding sequence ATGAATTATTTACTTACTAGACTGAATGATACTTTTATGGCTAAAAAAACCTATTTCTTCATTGTACTAATAATGTTTTGCTTAGGAATATCCTTTGGACTTTATACTGTAAAATACATGGGATCAGCAGATAAAAATGATTTGACGAATTATTTTTTTAGTTTCACAAATTCTGTAGGAAACGAACCCATTAATTATGGAAATTTATTGTTTGAGGTTATTAAGAAAAATATACTATTAATTATACCAATATTTATATTAGGTTTAACTTTTTTTGGAGCTCCTATAATATTGATTTTAGATTTATTAAAGGGGTTTACATTAGGGTATACTTTTTCTTTTATGGTAACTACTTTTGAAGGCAAGGGAATTGGACTAGCTTTAGTATCTGTTATTCCTCAAAATTTAATATATATTCCATGTTTTATAGCATTAAGTGTTATTAGTTTATCTATGTCTACAGAAAAATTTAAAGAAAGATTTTTCAAACGTGGAAAAAATAAAGATTCTTTGTTTGATGGTGCATTAAATAAGTTAATTATAATTATAATATTATTTTTAATAGGAATATTGGTTGAAACTTATGTATCGCCATCTCTAATAAAATTTGTGGCT
- a CDS encoding polysaccharide deacetylase produces the protein MKNKLRVFLFFVNILFVIFLFEENVNSMSADGNTTTIEDLNVSKKIPIDRKKVLYLTFDDGPSNDITNNVLDTLKENDVKATFFLIGSQIEGSEDVVKRINDEGHSIGLHTYSHKYKSIYDNENTFINEMIACRNEINDIIGVSPNIIRFPGGSYKHLNKNYLEKLHENNFKIYDWNLDTADGLKPKLSTYKLYRKAIKGSNDLQTIILLMHCTDIHQNTCKALPQIIEYYKSQGYEFKTITEDTPELYFPITKKR, from the coding sequence TTGAAAAATAAATTAAGAGTTTTTTTATTTTTTGTAAATATACTTTTTGTTATTTTCCTCTTTGAAGAAAATGTAAATAGCATGTCTGCAGACGGTAACACAACAACTATAGAAGATTTAAATGTAAGCAAAAAAATCCCTATTGATAGAAAAAAAGTGCTTTATTTAACTTTTGATGATGGTCCTAGTAATGATATCACAAACAATGTGTTGGACACCCTAAAAGAAAATGATGTAAAAGCAACCTTTTTCCTAATTGGTAGTCAAATTGAAGGGTCAGAAGATGTGGTAAAAAGAATTAATGATGAAGGGCATAGTATAGGACTTCATACGTATAGCCACAAATATAAGAGTATTTATGATAATGAAAATACATTTATAAATGAAATGATTGCTTGCCGTAATGAAATAAATGATATAATTGGAGTTTCACCCAATATAATTAGATTTCCAGGAGGTAGTTATAAACATTTAAACAAGAATTATTTAGAAAAATTACATGAGAATAATTTTAAAATATATGATTGGAATTTAGATACTGCAGATGGTTTAAAGCCTAAACTCTCGACATATAAATTATATAGAAAAGCCATAAAGGGAAGTAATGATCTTCAAACTATAATACTACTTATGCATTGTACAGATATACACCAAAACACTTGTAAAGCATTGCCACAAATAATAGAATACTATAAATCACAGGGGTATGAATTTAAAACCATTACAGAAGATACACCAGAATTATATTTCCCAATAACAAAAAAACGTTAA
- a CDS encoding amino acid ABC transporter substrate-binding protein gives MKKIFTLIVIINLIGIIIGCGTGNSETTMVNNSIEKDRLEIIKEKGIITVTGPPKESPFFFINPETNQISGIDFDIITEIVRRLEINKIEIKEATFASLLEKFNTDYNIDIAVGGIFITPENEKLAAFTKPLYKESEAVIVPKFSKINFMNDLKNAVVGVEKGTIFEDLAKKWKENNVIKEVVILESTTELFDAIRNGKIDAGLADSIIINYHLMEEKDTLLRSLKDYTPELQEIIGIAVKKNDISLLNELNKIIDDMKADGTLNAILEKYGLDKNNMI, from the coding sequence ATGAAAAAAATATTTACTTTAATTGTTATTATAAATCTTATTGGAATAATAATTGGATGCGGGACAGGTAATAGTGAAACTACAATGGTAAATAACTCAATAGAAAAAGATAGATTGGAAATAATAAAAGAAAAAGGAATAATAACTGTTACTGGGCCACCAAAGGAATCCCCATTTTTTTTTATAAATCCTGAAACAAATCAGATAAGTGGAATTGATTTCGATATCATAACTGAAATTGTAAGACGGCTTGAAATTAATAAAATTGAAATTAAGGAAGCAACATTTGCAAGTCTGTTAGAAAAATTTAATACTGACTATAACATAGATATAGCAGTCGGTGGAATATTTATAACTCCTGAAAATGAAAAGTTAGCAGCATTTACTAAACCATTGTATAAAGAATCAGAAGCTGTTATTGTACCAAAATTTTCAAAAATTAATTTTATGAACGATTTAAAAAATGCAGTAGTTGGAGTGGAGAAAGGAACAATATTTGAAGATTTAGCGAAAAAGTGGAAGGAAAATAACGTAATAAAAGAGGTAGTAATTTTAGAAAGTACAACTGAATTATTTGATGCTATAAGAAATGGAAAAATTGATGCGGGTTTAGCTGATTCTATTATTATAAACTATCATTTAATGGAGGAAAAAGACACTTTATTAAGAAGCTTAAAAGACTATACTCCTGAATTACAAGAAATTATAGGAATAGCAGTTAAAAAAAATGATATTTCTTTATTAAACGAATTAAATAAAATAATTGATGATATGAAAGCAGATGGTACACTTAATGCTATTCTTGAAAAGTATGGACTAGATAAAAATAATATGATATGA
- a CDS encoding cation transporter gives MIRGNFKEIKKVLWIIMFANIVVAVAKIIMGIIINSSSMTADGFHSITDGSSNIIGLIGIGVAAKPIDDDHPYGHKKFETLTGLFIVGMLVFLGVKIMTSAVTKLINPVKPEVTIESLIVMMITLCINIFITKYEHKKGSALNSTILISDSMHTRSDIYVTIGVITTLIAIKLGAPPIVDGITSLIVAIFIFHAAYEIFEAASSILVYSKAVDTEKIEKIVIVKEGVKGVHKIRSRGNVDDMHIDMHILADSRLNLEEAHRLAHEIQDSLRKELNDNVDVIVHLEPYKNDTVNKVSHSNI, from the coding sequence TTGATAAGAGGCAACTTTAAGGAAATAAAAAAAGTATTATGGATTATCATGTTTGCAAATATAGTAGTGGCTGTCGCAAAAATAATTATGGGTATTATTATAAACAGCTCAAGTATGACAGCAGACGGATTTCACTCAATAACAGATGGTTCTTCAAATATTATTGGACTCATAGGCATAGGGGTAGCTGCAAAACCTATTGATGATGATCACCCATATGGTCACAAAAAATTTGAAACACTTACAGGACTATTTATTGTAGGGATGTTGGTCTTTTTAGGGGTTAAAATTATGACTAGTGCAGTGACTAAATTAATAAATCCAGTTAAACCAGAAGTTACTATAGAAAGCTTGATAGTAATGATGATTACACTTTGTATCAATATATTTATTACAAAGTATGAGCATAAAAAGGGTTCTGCGTTAAATAGTACAATTCTTATTTCTGATTCAATGCATACACGAAGTGACATATATGTAACAATTGGTGTAATTACTACACTTATTGCAATCAAATTGGGAGCACCTCCAATTGTTGATGGTATAACATCTCTTATAGTAGCTATTTTTATATTTCACGCAGCTTATGAAATATTCGAAGCAGCCAGCAGTATTTTAGTATATAGTAAAGCCGTTGACACAGAAAAAATCGAGAAAATTGTAATAGTCAAAGAAGGAGTAAAGGGAGTTCATAAGATAAGAAGTAGAGGAAACGTTGATGATATGCACATAGATATGCACATACTAGCTGATTCTAGGTTGAATCTTGAAGAAGCGCATAGACTTGCTCATGAAATTCAAGATTCTCTAAGGAAAGAATTAAATGATAATGTAGATGTCATTGTACATCTAGAACCATATAAAAATGATACCGTAAATAAGGTTTCACATTCAAATATATAA
- a CDS encoding DUF378 domain-containing protein, whose translation MKTLDTIALILVVIGGINWGLIGFFQFNLVGSLFGDVSMITRIIYSLVGIASIYSISFFAKERAR comes from the coding sequence ATGAAAACATTAGATACAATTGCACTTATATTAGTAGTTATAGGAGGAATTAATTGGGGATTAATTGGTTTTTTTCAATTTAACTTAGTTGGATCTCTTTTTGGTGATGTTTCAATGATAACTAGAATTATTTATTCTTTAGTTGGTATTGCAAGTATATATTCTATTTCATTCTTTGCTAAAGAAAGAGCTCGATAG
- a CDS encoding murein L,D-transpeptidase, which produces MKKTILSVAVAEIIISCGIQTNVHASTINNTNDANKNTATISTLQKSEKLLSIGSKGDVVKSIQRLLNSLEGYNIQEDGLYGSETYNAIIKYQSKNGLIQDGIIGKQTVAKLLSIDTSPKSNITNSNIENGKKVNNVKNVNEMIQSELNSKKITSDTNYFVAVSKSQRKVYIYHKEYDSWVNIQVFTCNIGAPDSPTIEGNFYSGLKGKDLRINETCVKYFTQISGNYLFHSVPYNDIGEVMDGRLGEAISHGCVRLSLDDAKYIYDTIPAKTGIKIIK; this is translated from the coding sequence ATGAAAAAAACTATTTTAAGTGTAGCTGTTGCAGAAATTATAATAAGTTGTGGCATTCAAACTAATGTTCATGCTTCAACTATAAATAATACAAATGATGCTAATAAGAATACAGCTACAATATCTACATTACAGAAAAGTGAAAAATTGCTTTCAATAGGTTCGAAAGGTGACGTTGTGAAGAGTATACAACGATTGTTGAATTCCCTGGAAGGTTATAATATTCAGGAGGATGGATTATATGGATCAGAAACTTATAATGCCATAATTAAATATCAATCTAAAAATGGCTTGATACAAGATGGTATTATAGGTAAACAGACAGTAGCTAAATTATTGAGTATTGATACCAGCCCTAAATCAAATATTACAAATTCAAATATTGAAAACGGAAAGAAAGTAAACAATGTAAAGAACGTAAATGAAATGATACAATCCGAATTAAATTCAAAAAAAATAACTTCTGATACAAATTACTTCGTAGCTGTAAGTAAATCACAAAGAAAAGTGTATATTTATCATAAGGAGTATGATTCTTGGGTAAATATACAAGTATTCACTTGTAATATAGGAGCACCTGATAGCCCAACTATAGAAGGGAATTTTTATAGTGGATTAAAAGGTAAAGATCTAAGGATAAATGAAACATGTGTAAAATATTTCACACAAATAAGTGGAAATTATCTATTTCATAGTGTACCTTATAATGATATTGGAGAAGTTATGGATGGTCGCTTAGGTGAAGCAATATCCCATGGATGTGTTAGACTTTCTTTAGATGATGCTAAATATATCTACGATACTATTCCAGCAAAAACTGGAATTAAAATCATTAAATAA
- a CDS encoding LemA family protein, whose product MNKSMKIILIIVGILIILAIPISGYNSLVSLEQNVNSASSNIDTQLQRRSDLIPNLVSTVKGYATQEKAIFTDIANARSKLAGATNVSDKANADSELSGSLSRLLAIVENYPDLKSNQNFRDLSVQLEGTENRIAVSRQDYNTAVTNYNTKRRRFPSNIISSLFGFQEKPLYKASEGAKEVPSVDFTK is encoded by the coding sequence ATGAATAAAAGTATGAAAATAATATTAATCATAGTAGGAATTTTAATAATTTTAGCTATTCCTATTAGTGGATACAATAGTTTAGTTTCCCTTGAACAAAATGTTAATTCAGCCTCATCAAATATTGATACTCAATTACAAAGAAGATCTGATTTAATTCCTAATTTAGTTAGTACTGTTAAAGGATATGCAACGCAAGAAAAAGCTATTTTTACAGATATAGCAAATGCAAGAAGTAAATTAGCTGGTGCTACCAATGTATCAGACAAAGCTAATGCAGATAGCGAATTATCTGGCTCTCTATCAAGGCTACTTGCCATTGTTGAAAATTATCCTGATTTAAAATCAAATCAAAATTTTAGAGATTTATCAGTCCAATTAGAGGGAACAGAAAATAGAATTGCAGTGTCTAGACAAGATTATAATACTGCTGTAACTAATTATAATACTAAAAGAAGAAGATTCCCTAGTAATATAATATCCTCATTATTTGGTTTTCAAGAAAAACCGCTTTATAAAGCAAGTGAGGGTGCAAAAGAAGTTCCTTCGGTAGATTTTACTAAGTGA
- a CDS encoding beta-propeller domain-containing protein, methanol dehydrogenase, protein MKIITKNRFFSLFICFLLLAISILSFPVSADIKIPSPTTYKYLNDYANVIDKTKLNNIISIGKELEDKTGAQAVVVVIDSTNNVPIEEYAINLFRTWGIGQKNKDNGLLILLAINDRAWRVEVGRGLEGPIPDALSNRVMESIAKPSFIDGNYGEGLLNSYSALCDYIAKEYNVTLDKSLNISVTNNNTISNTNLIIFGGIFIGLLLLDLVFNRGRISYTLLQIFFLNSLFRGNGPRGGSSGGGFGGFGGGSSGGGGSSGNW, encoded by the coding sequence GTGAAAATAATTACTAAAAACAGATTTTTCAGTTTATTTATATGTTTTCTTCTTTTAGCAATATCAATTTTATCTTTTCCTGTAAGTGCTGATATTAAAATACCTTCTCCAACAACTTATAAATATTTAAATGATTATGCTAATGTAATAGATAAAACAAAATTAAATAACATAATTTCTATTGGAAAAGAATTAGAAGATAAAACTGGTGCTCAAGCAGTTGTAGTTGTAATAGACTCAACCAATAATGTTCCTATTGAGGAATATGCTATTAATCTCTTTAGAACCTGGGGCATTGGTCAAAAGAATAAGGATAATGGGTTATTAATACTTTTAGCCATAAATGATAGAGCTTGGAGAGTAGAAGTTGGTCGTGGGCTTGAAGGTCCTATTCCTGATGCATTAAGTAACAGGGTTATGGAGTCAATTGCAAAACCAAGCTTTATAGACGGTAACTATGGTGAAGGATTGCTTAACTCTTATAGTGCACTTTGTGATTACATCGCCAAAGAATATAACGTTACCTTAGATAAGTCCTTAAACATCTCTGTAACCAATAATAATACTATTTCTAATACTAATCTTATAATTTTTGGTGGTATATTCATAGGATTGTTGCTATTAGATTTGGTGTTCAATAGAGGAAGGATTTCTTATACTCTTTTACAAATTTTCTTTTTAAACAGTTTATTTAGAGGAAATGGTCCTAGAGGTGGATCTTCTGGTGGTGGCTTTGGAGGATTTGGTGGCGGTTCTTCTGGAGGTGGCGGTTCCTCCGGAAATTGGTAA
- a CDS encoding competence protein: protein MNNIINCMEIWVDEYMGALLKKSDGCKCDKCKRDIYTLSLNNLKPYYVSTPLGKIMAKIESTKQQVETDIIVQVTKAINQVNINPNHNR from the coding sequence ATGAATAATATTATTAATTGTATGGAAATATGGGTAGATGAATATATGGGAGCTTTATTGAAAAAATCAGATGGCTGTAAATGTGATAAATGTAAAAGAGATATTTATACACTTTCTCTTAATAATTTGAAACCATATTATGTATCTACACCTTTAGGCAAGATAATGGCTAAAATAGAAAGTACTAAGCAACAAGTTGAGACTGATATTATAGTTCAAGTTACGAAAGCAATTAATCAAGTTAATATTAATCCTAATCATAATAGATAA
- a CDS encoding CCA tRNA nucleotidyltransferase: protein MNVRIDIPEDVKFIINTLINNGYEAYIVGGCVRDSILQKHPKDWDITTKANPEEVIKLFNKVVLTGLKHGTVTVMINKEGYEVTTYRTDGEYEDNRHPKEVKFVSFLKEDLARRDFTINAMAYNEKDGLVDYFGGIQDLNNKIIKTVGEPKKRFNEDALRMLRAIRFSAQLDFKIDENVLVTIKVLKDNIKNISKERIREEFNKTLLSNPRKIEILKECEILEYIMPGINKLYNFEQNNSYHIYDLYSYTLVATEAIEPLLHLRLTMMLHDFGKVKTKTTDESGISHYYAHARESVEIAQSILRWLKYDNDTINKVLILIKYHDATLKSKLSVKRMLNKIGEDLLKDLIKVKRADILAQNPIYAKERLLNLISIESKLDLIITQNECFNLKDLSINGGDLINLGFNKGKEIGETLNYLLELVIQKPKLNEKEELINIAKKIKFDK from the coding sequence ATGAATGTGAGGATTGATATACCTGAAGATGTTAAGTTTATAATTAACACATTAATAAATAATGGATATGAGGCTTATATAGTTGGAGGATGTGTTAGGGATAGCATTTTACAAAAACACCCTAAGGATTGGGATATAACAACTAAAGCTAATCCAGAAGAAGTAATAAAATTATTTAATAAAGTTGTATTAACAGGGCTTAAGCACGGAACTGTTACAGTTATGATAAATAAAGAAGGATATGAAGTTACAACTTATAGAACTGATGGAGAATATGAAGATAATAGGCATCCTAAAGAGGTTAAGTTTGTAAGCTTTTTAAAAGAAGATTTAGCAAGAAGGGATTTCACAATCAATGCTATGGCATATAATGAAAAAGATGGTTTAGTAGATTATTTTGGTGGTATCCAAGATTTAAATAATAAAATCATAAAAACTGTAGGTGAACCGAAAAAAAGATTTAATGAAGATGCTTTAAGAATGCTTAGAGCAATTAGATTTTCAGCACAATTGGATTTTAAAATTGATGAAAATGTATTAGTTACAATAAAAGTACTTAAGGATAATATAAAAAATATATCTAAAGAAAGAATAAGGGAAGAATTTAATAAAACATTGCTTAGCAATCCTAGAAAAATAGAAATTTTAAAAGAATGCGAAATATTAGAGTATATTATGCCAGGGATAAATAAGCTTTATAACTTTGAACAAAATAATTCTTATCATATTTATGATTTGTACAGTTATACACTTGTAGCTACAGAAGCCATAGAACCACTTCTTCACTTAAGACTAACTATGATGTTACATGATTTTGGAAAGGTAAAAACAAAAACTACAGATGAAAGCGGAATTTCTCATTACTATGCTCATGCTAGAGAATCTGTAGAGATAGCACAGAGTATTCTTAGATGGTTAAAGTATGATAATGATACTATAAATAAAGTCTTGATTTTGATAAAATATCATGATGCTACATTAAAAAGTAAGTTATCAGTTAAAAGAATGTTAAACAAAATAGGAGAGGATCTTTTAAAAGATTTAATCAAGGTTAAAAGAGCAGATATATTGGCTCAGAATCCAATCTATGCAAAAGAGCGATTGTTAAATTTAATTAGTATTGAAAGCAAATTAGACTTAATAATAACTCAAAATGAATGTTTTAATTTAAAAGATTTAAGTATTAATGGTGGAGATTTGATAAATTTGGGCTTTAACAAAGGAAAAGAAATTGGAGAGACTTTAAACTATCTATTAGAATTAGTTATACAAAAGCCAAAACTGAATGAAAAAGAAGAACTTATAAATATAGCTAAAAAAATAAAATTCGATAAATAA
- a CDS encoding N-acetylmannosamine kinase, with the protein MDEMNNENSKDLMRLIQGKFIRLSKGQKLIAEYILKYYDKAAFMTAAKLGISVGVSESTVVRFANELGFSGYPKLQKSLQELIKNKLTTVQRLELRNDYFSDGDALKGVLKADMENIRATLEKINQNTFEEVVKNIFEAQGIYIVGLRSSTALAEFLGFYLNIILQNVRTVSYGISDVFEQMINIGEGDLVIGIGFPRYAAKTIDALAFAQDRGAKVVAITDSLLSPLASKADFTLIAQSNMASFVDSLVAPLSVINALIIAVGMREKENISDIFGNLEKIWQTYNVYSINNRNVSDD; encoded by the coding sequence ATGGATGAAATGAACAATGAAAATAGCAAAGATTTAATGAGATTAATTCAAGGAAAATTTATAAGATTAAGTAAAGGCCAAAAATTAATAGCTGAATACATATTAAAATACTATGACAAAGCTGCATTTATGACAGCAGCGAAGCTTGGAATATCTGTAGGAGTATCAGAATCAACAGTGGTAAGATTTGCAAATGAACTTGGGTTTTCAGGATACCCTAAATTGCAAAAATCTTTGCAAGAGCTTATCAAGAATAAACTTACTACAGTTCAAAGGTTAGAACTTAGAAATGATTATTTTTCTGATGGAGATGCTTTAAAGGGTGTACTTAAAGCAGATATGGAAAATATTAGAGCTACTTTAGAAAAAATAAATCAAAATACTTTTGAAGAAGTTGTAAAAAATATATTTGAAGCACAGGGTATATATATAGTAGGACTTAGAAGTTCAACAGCTCTTGCCGAATTTTTAGGATTTTATCTAAATATAATACTGCAAAATGTAAGAACTGTAAGTTATGGTATTTCAGATGTTTTTGAACAAATGATAAATATAGGTGAAGGGGATTTAGTTATTGGAATTGGATTCCCAAGATATGCAGCTAAGACAATTGATGCTTTGGCATTCGCTCAAGATAGAGGTGCAAAAGTAGTTGCGATTACAGATAGTTTATTATCACCTTTAGCATCTAAAGCAGATTTTACGCTAATAGCTCAAAGTAACATGGCATCATTTGTGGACTCTTTAGTTGCACCATTATCAGTAATAAATGCATTAATTATTGCTGTTGGAATGAGGGAAAAAGAAAATATATCTGATATATTCGGAAACTTGGAAAAAATATGGCAAACATATAATGTATATTCAATTAACAATAGAAATGTATCAGATGATTAA
- a CDS encoding rRNA pseudouridine synthase: MEERLQKYMASCGVASRRKCEEIILAGKIKVNGVLVNELGTKVNPLEDIVEYEGKIINKEENKVYIMLNKPEGYISSVKDEKGRDTILDIVKVKERIYPIGRLDYDSSGLLLLTNDGEIYNKIIHPRVEIVKKYIAVVDGEISDNDIKKFEIGIDIGGYITAPAEVKVISNDKAISTVEVAIHEGKNRQIRKMFASLDHEVLSLKRISIGGIKLGYLKRGEYRDLNKDEINYINSL, from the coding sequence ATGGAAGAAAGATTACAAAAATACATGGCAAGTTGCGGAGTGGCTTCAAGAAGAAAATGTGAAGAAATAATACTTGCTGGAAAAATTAAAGTTAATGGAGTTTTAGTTAATGAGCTTGGAACTAAAGTAAATCCATTAGAAGATATAGTAGAATATGAAGGAAAGATAATAAATAAAGAAGAAAATAAAGTATATATAATGCTTAATAAACCTGAAGGTTACATAAGTTCTGTAAAGGATGAAAAGGGAAGAGATACTATTTTAGATATAGTTAAGGTAAAAGAAAGAATATATCCAATTGGTAGACTAGATTATGATAGTTCAGGCTTATTATTACTAACAAATGATGGAGAAATATATAATAAAATAATTCATCCAAGAGTAGAAATTGTAAAAAAATATATAGCAGTAGTTGATGGTGAAATAAGTGATAATGATATTAAAAAGTTTGAAATAGGAATAGATATTGGTGGATATATAACTGCACCAGCAGAAGTTAAAGTTATAAGTAATGATAAAGCGATATCAACTGTAGAAGTTGCAATTCATGAAGGAAAGAACAGACAAATAAGAAAAATGTTTGCATCATTAGATCATGAAGTATTATCACTAAAGAGAATATCCATTGGTGGAATAAAGCTTGGATATTTAAAAAGAGGAGAATATAGAGATTTAAACAAAGATGAAATAAATTATATAAATAGTTTATAA
- a CDS encoding ground-like protein has product MSKHSSNSRDCCCRCNSCCPCQSSCCDNNCCCNNNSCCGNNGGFGGGFGGGFGGCGGGSWIWILFILFLGGGRGCGGIF; this is encoded by the coding sequence ATGTCTAAACATTCTAGCAATTCTAGAGATTGTTGCTGCAGATGTAATTCTTGCTGCCCATGTCAATCTTCTTGCTGTGATAATAATTGTTGTTGTAATAATAATAGTTGTTGCGGTAATAATGGTGGATTTGGTGGCGGATTTGGCGGCGGATTTGGTGGCTGCGGTGGTGGCAGTTGGATTTGGATTTTATTTATTTTATTTCTCGGCGGTGGAAGAGGCTGCGGAGGAATTTTCTAG
- a CDS encoding ABC transporter, giving the protein MIEVNNLSFVMDGKQILKDINLKINKGKIFGIIGPNGVGKTTLLRCLTGIYNGTSGKVIYDGEIVYDNPVVKNKIGYVADENIMQTNFRVQDILKYYKYSYENFDEEKFNELNKIFNIPINKFIFQLSKGMKMRLSIMLAFSIHAKYLILDEPTSGLDAILKNKLLKIFVDEVFENDTTIIISSHHLSELERICDDVAILNEGAVAYENSVENMKNKIKKVQVAFDAPVYEEDLDLKGIFKISKVGRVFTIITDEYDEEFMRNLKKFNPLFVEEIDLSLEDIFVYKVDKEDNNEEIFK; this is encoded by the coding sequence ATGATAGAAGTAAATAATTTATCCTTTGTAATGGATGGAAAACAAATTTTAAAGGATATAAATTTAAAAATAAATAAGGGTAAGATATTTGGAATAATAGGACCAAATGGTGTTGGAAAAACTACGCTACTTAGATGCTTAACAGGAATATACAATGGAACATCTGGAAAAGTAATTTATGATGGAGAAATAGTTTATGATAATCCAGTTGTTAAAAATAAAATAGGATATGTAGCTGATGAAAATATAATGCAAACTAATTTTAGAGTTCAGGATATATTAAAGTACTATAAATATTCTTATGAAAATTTCGATGAAGAAAAATTTAATGAACTAAATAAAATCTTTAATATTCCTATAAACAAATTTATATTTCAACTATCCAAAGGAATGAAGATGAGACTTTCTATAATGCTTGCATTTTCTATTCATGCTAAGTATTTAATATTAGATGAACCAACATCAGGATTAGATGCAATACTCAAAAATAAACTCCTTAAGATATTCGTAGATGAAGTTTTTGAAAATGATACAACTATAATAATAAGTTCTCACCATTTAAGCGAACTTGAGAGAATATGTGATGATGTAGCTATTTTAAATGAAGGTGCAGTTGCTTATGAAAATTCAGTAGAAAATATGAAAAACAAGATAAAAAAAGTACAAGTTGCATTTGATGCGCCAGTTTATGAAGAGGATTTAGACTTAAAAGGAATATTTAAAATAAGTAAAGTTGGTAGAGTATTTACGATTATAACTGATGAATATGATGAAGAATTTATGAGGAATTTAAAGAAATTCAACCCATTATTTGTTGAAGAAATTGATCTTAGTTTAGAAGATATCTTTGTCTATAAGGTTGATAAGGAGGATAACAATGAAGAAATATTTAAATAA
- a CDS encoding GntR family transcriptional regulator produces the protein MLRIDPRSSTPIYEQIELGVKELILKGALKCGEKLPSVREMASILTINPNTISKAYGELERDGIIETLRGKGTFITDNYKGKVDVKMMEYISEELKKLILEANYSGISKEKFMELTLQIFSELGVNDNDRSK, from the coding sequence ATGCTTAGGATTGATCCTAGGAGCAGTACTCCTATTTATGAACAAATAGAGCTTGGGGTTAAGGAGCTTATACTAAAAGGCGCATTAAAATGTGGAGAAAAGTTACCTTCAGTTAGAGAAATGGCATCAATACTTACAATAAATCCAAATACAATAAGTAAGGCATATGGAGAACTAGAAAGAGACGGAATAATTGAAACTTTAAGGGGAAAGGGAACTTTTATAACCGATAATTATAAGGGGAAAGTGGATGTGAAGATGATGGAGTATATTTCAGAAGAATTAAAAAAACTTATACTTGAAGCTAATTATAGTGGAATCAGTAAGGAAAAATTTATGGAATTAACGCTTCAGATATTTTCTGAATTAGGGGTGAATGATAATGATAGAAGTAAATAA